One Salvia splendens isolate huo1 chromosome 22, SspV2, whole genome shotgun sequence DNA segment encodes these proteins:
- the LOC121786928 gene encoding uncharacterized protein LOC121786928 encodes MDQDMEQQMEQEHVQDAELEQGQRQGLKAANRFKVHRSTVSRLWGIAKQQISDGEPVIMRGRASGYTKKSGKVHFDDEKFKQLSFLERSCYRKLAYKMGVSKTTVGRWAKSHLIRPHTNAIKPALTEANKISRMRWCLTHIQPALYGGKLLYHAMHNTIHIDEKWFYMTKASDRYYLLPDEDEPYRACKSKRFITKVMFMCAVSRPQFGTDGQTIFDGKIGIFSFTEQVPTKRKSKNRPRGTLETKPIPSVNKEAMRECLLNQIIPAIKAKWPANASKNIYIQQDNAKPHLRSFDSQFDELASSDGFKFHLISQPANSPDTNQDPRSAWGQQLQNTPLEQGKTEKDSGASYIPRSWGESGQRELGVSTTTSE; translated from the exons ATGGATCAAGATATGGAGCAACAGATGGAGCAGGAGCATGTTCAGGATGCAGAACTGGAGCAAGGGCAGAGACAAGGCCTGA AGGCAGCCAATAGATTCAAAGTGCACAGAAGTACAGTGAGCCGCTTATGGGGAATAGCCAAACAGCAAATTTCAGATGGAGAACCTGTTATCATGAGGGGTAGAGCATCAGGATATACTAAGAAATCAGGTAAAGTACATTTTGATgatgaaaaattcaaacaattgtCTTTTCTTGAGAGGTCTTGCTATAGAAAGCTTGCATATAAAATGGGAGTTAGCAAGACCACAGTTGGTAGATGGGCAAAGAGTCACCTGATAAGGCCACATACAAATGCCATAAAACCAGCACTTACTGAAGCAAACAAGATTAGTAGAATGAGATGGTGTCTTACTCATATTCAGCCAGCTTTGTATGGAGGGAAGCTTCTTTATCATGCTATGCACAACACAATTCATATTGATGAGAAATGGTTTTACATGACAAAAGCTTCAGACAGATACTACCTGTTGCCGGATGAGGATGAGCCTTACAGGGCTTGCAAGTCAAAAAGATTCATCACAAAGGTGATGTTCATGTGTGCTGTAAGTAGGCCACAGTTTGGCACAGATGGTCAGACCATCTTTGATGGTAAAATAGGAATATTCTCATTCACAGAACAAGTTCCAACCAAAAGGAAGTCCAAGAATAGGCCAAGAGGGACATTAGAGACTAAACCTATACCATCAGTTAACAAGGAAGCAATGAGAGAATGTCTCTTGAATCAG ATTATTCCAGCAATCAAGGCAAAGTGGCCAGCCAATGCAAGCAAGAATATATATATCCAACAAGATAATGCCAAACCTCACCTAAGATCTTTTGACTCACAATTTGATGAGCTTGCAAGTTCAGATGGATTTAAGTTCCATCTAATTAGCCAACCAGCCAACTCCCCAGACACCAAT CAAGATCCTAGAAGTGCATGGGGGCAACAACTACAAAATACCCCACTTGAACAAGGAAAGACTGAGAAGGACAGTGGGGCTTCCTACATCCCTAGAAGTTGGGGAGAATCTGGTCAAAGAGAGCTTGGAGTATCTACTACTACCTCAGAATGA